The genomic stretch CCTGGTCGGCAATGGCGAGGTGTACAACTACCGGGAACTGCGCGCGGACAATGCGCTGGCCTGCGCCACCGGGTCCGATTGCGAACCGCCGCTGCACCTGTTCCGCCGCGATGGTGCGGCTTTCGCTGAGACGCTGCGCGGCATGTATGCGTTCGCCATCCATGACCGCGCCTCGCGGCACGTGGTGCTGGCGCGCGATCCCTTCGGGATCAAGCCGCTCTATGTGACCGAGACGGCGCAGGGCATCGCCTTCGCTTCGGAGGCACAGGCGCTGATCGCCGCCGGGCTGGTCGCGCCGCGGCTGCGCAGCACCGCGCTGGCCGAAGTTCTGCAACTGCAATTCACCACCGGCGCGGAGACCATCTTCGAGGGCATCCGCCGCCTGCTGCCCGGCGAGACGGTGGTGATCGCCGACGGAAGCGTGGTGGAGCGCCGCCGCCGCGCGGCATTGCCCGAGGGCGGGCCGGAGAGCATCGGCGCCGAGGCGGCGCTGGCGCGGCTGGATGCGGCGCTCGAGCAGAGCGTCGACCTGCACCAGCGCGCCGACGTGCCCTACGGGATGTTCCTGTCGGGTGGGACGGATTCCGCCGCCGTGCTGGCGATGATGGCGCGGCTCAACGAACGCCCGGTGCAGGCCTTCACCGCCGGCTTCGACGTGCCCGGCGCGGCGGACGAGCGCGACGCCGCCGCCCATGCCGCGAAGGCCGCCGGCGCACGACACGTGACCCTGGATGTGACGCGCGAGATGGTCTGGCAGCACCTGCCAGAGATCGTCGGCGCCATGGACGACCCGGCGGCGGACTACGCCATCATCCCGACCTGGTTCCTGGCGCGGCGCGCGCGGGAGGACGTGAAGGTCGTGCTCTCGGGCGAGGGCGGCGACGAGATCTTCGGCGGCTATGGCCGCTACCGGTCCGCGATGCGCCCCTGGTGGCGCGGCGGCAAGGCGATGCGCGCGCATGGCGCCTTCGACCGGCTGGATGTGCTGCGCAGCCCTCCGCGCGGCTGGCGCGACGGCATCGCCGCCGCCGAGGCTGAAGCCGCAACCCCCGGCCGCACGCGCCTGCAGGCCGCGCAGGCGCTGGACGTGGCCGACTGGCTGCCGAACGACCTGCTGCTCAAGCTCGATCGCTGCCTGATGGCGCATGGCGTCGAAGGGCGTACGCCCTTCCTCGATGCCGGGGTGGCGGCGGCGGCCTTCCGCCTGCCGGATGCACTGAAGGTGCAGAACGGCCAGGGCAAGTGGATCCTGCGGCAGTGGCTGGCGCGGCACTTCCCCGCCAGCGAGCCGTTCCGCAAGAAGCAGGGCTTCACCGTGCCGGTCGGCACCTGGATCGCGGAAGCGGCGGATCGCCTGGCGCCGCTGGTGGCGGCCCAGCCCGGCGTGGCCGAGATCGCGAAGCCCGACCGAATCCTGCCGCTGTTCCGCGCCGCGGCGGGCAAGCGCGAGGCCTTCGCCGCCTGGCACCTGTTGTTCCACGCGCTGTGGCACCGCCGGCATGTCGAGGGGATTGCCCCGCAGGGCGACGTGTTCGGGTATCTGGCGGCGCGCTGAGCGGCCGATTGAGAAGGCCCGCTGCGGGCCTGCAGCATGCGCCGGCGGGCGCATTCTCAAGCGGTCGCTCGACGGCGCTACTCGGCAGCCGCCGTGATGCGATCGGCGAGCAGCGTGTCGATCTGGCTGGCGGGCACCGGGCGGCCAAAGAGCCAGCCCTGGGCTTCGTTGCAGCCGCGCTCGCACAGCATCCGCGCCTGCTCCTCGGTCTCCACCCCTTCGGCATTGGCGCGCACGCCGAGCGCGCGCGTGATGCCCAGCACGGCATCGACGATGGCCGAGGCGGAGGGGTCGGTACCGAGGCTCGCGATGAAGGACCGGTCGATCTTGAGCTTGTCGAAGCGGAATCGCTGCAGGTAGCCGAGCGAGGAATAGCCGGTGCCGAAATCGTCCATGGCGATCGACACGCCAAGGGCGCGGATCTGTTCCAGCGTGCCGATGGTCGCCTCAGTCTGGGTCAGCAGGACGCCTTCGGTGATCTCGATCTCGAGGCGGCTGGCCGGCAGGCCGCTTTCGGCCAGCGCACGCGCCACCAGCGTCTCGAAGCCGCCGGCATGGATCTGGTGGGCCGACACGTTCACCGCGATCGTCATGTCCTTCCAGCGCTGCGCATTGGCGCAGGCCTCGCGCAGCACCCAGGCGCCGATCTGCGGCAGCAGGCCGATCTCCTCGGCCAGCGGGATGAAGTTGTCGGGCGTCACGAAGCCGCGTTCCGGATGGTTCCAGCGCAGCAGTGCCTCCACGCCGGTCAGCGCGCCGGTGCTCAGGTTCACCTGCGGCTGGTAGTAGAGTTCGAACTCCCCGCGCGCGAGCGCCTGGCGCAGGTCGGTCTCCATGGCGCGGCGCCGGCGCAGCGCGACGTTCATGTCCTCGGCGAAGAAGCGGAAGGTACCGCGCCCATCGCGCTTGGCGGCATAGAGCGCGGTATCGGCATCGCTGAGCAGGACCTCGGCCTCGGGATGGCCGCGCCCCTGCGCGAGCGCGATGCCGACGCTCACGCCCACGCGGACCTGGTGGCGGCCGAGGTCGAAGGGTTCCTCGACGGCGTCGATCAGGCGCTGGGCCAGCACCTCGGCGGAATGCGGATGGTTCAGCCGCGGCTGGATGATGGCGAATTCGTCGCCGCCCAGCCGCACCAGCGTGTCGGTGTCACGAAGTTCGCGCCGCAGCCGGTCGGCCGCCTGGCGGAGCAGTTCGTCGCCCATCGCGTGGCCGAGCGTGTCGTTCACCTCCTTGAAGCGATCGAGGTCGAGGCAGAACAGCGCGACCGCGCCGCCGCCGTCGCGCCGCAGCGTTGCCAGCGCCAGCTGCAGCCGATCCATGAAGACGCCGCGATTGGGCAGGCCGGTCAGCACGTCGTGCGTCGCGAGGTGCGTCACCTGGCGCATCGCGGAATCGAGCAGCCGCTGCGGCACGCGCCCGAGCAGCAGGTAGGCGAGGCCCATTGCGAAGGCGCTCAGCACGCCGATCAGCACCGCTTCACGCAGGATGTCCATGATCGATTTGACGATCACCACCGCGCCCACGCGTTCGCCATGCGCGACGATGCTGTGGTCGACGCGCAGGACCGGCCAGGGGGGCCTCGCCCCCTGGGTGGCCAGCACCTCGCCGTCGGATGCGAGGACCAGGCGCGATTCGTGGTCGCTTTCGTCGACGACGCGGGTCAGCGCCTGCTCGATCCGCACGCCTTCGAAGGTCCAATGGGTCGGGTTGCTCGCGGCGATCTCGCCGACCATGCCGGCGATGAAGCGTGCCTCGAGGTCGATCTCGGATTCGATGGTGGCGCGCGCGGTCGCGAAATACAGAAGCGGCGGCATCAGCGCGAGCAACGTCGCGATGATGCGCGAGCCGTGCTGCAGGACCCCATGCAGCCGCGTGCGGATGCCCGCGATGTCGGTTCGGTCGCTCACGCCGCCTGCACCGCGGGGTCGTAGCCGAAGCCCTCGGCGATCGCGGCGGCGTCTCGCGAGGCGAGGAAGCCCAGGAAGGCCCTGGCATCGGGCCGCGGGGCGGCTTGCGCGACGATGTGGACCACCACGCCATAGGGCCAGGTGCCGGCTCGCAGGCTGCCAAGGCTGGGGACCAGCCCATCGAGGCCGACGACCCGCAGGTCGAGCCCCTCGGAAAAGATCTGGCCAAGCGAGATCATGCCGAGGCTGCCCTCGATCGCGCCGAGCGCGTGCGCATTGTCCTGTGCGGTATTTGCGACCAGCGCCCCGCTGCGCCGCGCGCCCCCGTCCGCGGCCCGCGCGAGTTCCGGCGGGCCATCGCGCAGCACCCACCATTCGCGTTCCGCTGGTGGCCGCAGGACCAGGCGCACCGGCGCGCCATCCGGCCAGGCGCGGTCCTCGCCGGCCAGCAGGCGCCCGGCCTGCGCGGCGGTGAGCATGACGGGCGGGGTGGCGCGATGCGTCGCGAGAACGATCGGCGTGCGGCCGAACATACGCGCGCGCAGGGCAGCGTGTTCCGGGCCCGGTTCGCGCAGCGTCACGGCAATGTCGAGCCGCCCCGCCGCGAGGGCACGCAGCCCGCCGGTGCTGCCCAGGCTCGGGACGATCCTGAGCGCGTCGCCGGTGCGCGCGGCGTGGGCGGCCGCGAGATGCCGCATCAGGCCGGTGGCGGTCCCGGTGCCGCCGATCAGGATGGGTTCGACCGCCCGCGCGCCGCCGACCCAGGAAAACCCCGCCGTGGCCAGCAGGGCGCGGCGTGCGATTGGATTCCGCTGCATCGCGCGCTTCTCCGACACTGGCCCAACTCTCGGCCCATCGGCCTCAACAAAGGATTGACGGGGGGCGCCCCGGCGGGTCCTGGAAGGTCATGGCCAAGGACAAGACCCGATTCGTCTGCCAGTCCTGCGGGGCGGCGCACCCCAAATGGCAGGGCCGCTGCGAGGCCTGCGGCGAATGGAACACGCTGGCCGAGGAAGCTCCTGCCCCGCGCGGCCCCGGCCCCGCGGCCAAGGCGGGCGGCGGGCGTCGAGTGGAATTCGTCGGGCTGAAGGGCAGTTCGGCACCGCCGCCGCGCATCCCGACCGGCATCGCGGAACTCGACCGAGTACTGGGCGGCGGTCTGGTCGCGGCCTCGGCCGTGCTGGTCGGCGGGGATCCGGGCATCGGAAAATCCACCATCCTGCTGCAGGCGGCCGCGCGGGTGGCCGCCGCCGGACGGCGCGTGCTGTACGTGAGCGGCGAGGAGGCGGTCGAGCAGGTCCGCCTGCGCGCCGGCCGGCTCGGCCTGACCGAAAGCCCGATGGCGCTGGCCGCCGCCACCGCGCTGCGCGACATCGTCGCGAGCCTGGAAGGCGAGACCGACGCCGCGCTGGTGGTGATCGATTCGATCCAGACCGTGTGGCTGGACGCGCTCGATTCCGCGCCGGGCACGGTGGCGCAGGTGCGCGCCTGCGCCGCCGAGCTGATCCGCCTGGCCAAGGC from Roseomonas fluvialis encodes the following:
- the asnB gene encoding asparagine synthase (glutamine-hydrolyzing) — translated: MCGIAGLALKPGATPDPAVLDALTRALAHRGPDGHGHHVQGNVALSHTRLAIIDLVTGDQPLHAGPASLVGNGEVYNYRELRADNALACATGSDCEPPLHLFRRDGAAFAETLRGMYAFAIHDRASRHVVLARDPFGIKPLYVTETAQGIAFASEAQALIAAGLVAPRLRSTALAEVLQLQFTTGAETIFEGIRRLLPGETVVIADGSVVERRRRAALPEGGPESIGAEAALARLDAALEQSVDLHQRADVPYGMFLSGGTDSAAVLAMMARLNERPVQAFTAGFDVPGAADERDAAAHAAKAAGARHVTLDVTREMVWQHLPEIVGAMDDPAADYAIIPTWFLARRAREDVKVVLSGEGGDEIFGGYGRYRSAMRPWWRGGKAMRAHGAFDRLDVLRSPPRGWRDGIAAAEAEAATPGRTRLQAAQALDVADWLPNDLLLKLDRCLMAHGVEGRTPFLDAGVAAAAFRLPDALKVQNGQGKWILRQWLARHFPASEPFRKKQGFTVPVGTWIAEAADRLAPLVAAQPGVAEIAKPDRILPLFRAAAGKREAFAAWHLLFHALWHRRHVEGIAPQGDVFGYLAAR
- a CDS encoding putative bifunctional diguanylate cyclase/phosphodiesterase, with product MSDRTDIAGIRTRLHGVLQHGSRIIATLLALMPPLLYFATARATIESEIDLEARFIAGMVGEIAASNPTHWTFEGVRIEQALTRVVDESDHESRLVLASDGEVLATQGARPPWPVLRVDHSIVAHGERVGAVVIVKSIMDILREAVLIGVLSAFAMGLAYLLLGRVPQRLLDSAMRQVTHLATHDVLTGLPNRGVFMDRLQLALATLRRDGGGAVALFCLDLDRFKEVNDTLGHAMGDELLRQAADRLRRELRDTDTLVRLGGDEFAIIQPRLNHPHSAEVLAQRLIDAVEEPFDLGRHQVRVGVSVGIALAQGRGHPEAEVLLSDADTALYAAKRDGRGTFRFFAEDMNVALRRRRAMETDLRQALARGEFELYYQPQVNLSTGALTGVEALLRWNHPERGFVTPDNFIPLAEEIGLLPQIGAWVLREACANAQRWKDMTIAVNVSAHQIHAGGFETLVARALAESGLPASRLEIEITEGVLLTQTEATIGTLEQIRALGVSIAMDDFGTGYSSLGYLQRFRFDKLKIDRSFIASLGTDPSASAIVDAVLGITRALGVRANAEGVETEEQARMLCERGCNEAQGWLFGRPVPASQIDTLLADRITAAAE
- a CDS encoding substrate-binding domain-containing protein is translated as MQRNPIARRALLATAGFSWVGGARAVEPILIGGTGTATGLMRHLAAAHAARTGDALRIVPSLGSTGGLRALAAGRLDIAVTLREPGPEHAALRARMFGRTPIVLATHRATPPVMLTAAQAGRLLAGEDRAWPDGAPVRLVLRPPAEREWWVLRDGPPELARAADGGARRSGALVANTAQDNAHALGAIEGSLGMISLGQIFSEGLDLRVVGLDGLVPSLGSLRAGTWPYGVVVHIVAQAAPRPDARAFLGFLASRDAAAIAEGFGYDPAVQAA